The proteins below come from a single Tenuifilum thalassicum genomic window:
- a CDS encoding efflux RND transporter periplasmic adaptor subunit, whose amino-acid sequence MKMIRNKRFIYSMLGIALLVVAFFVWRFRVTEPEFSLSTAKVERGTITNTITATGTLEATNTVVVGTQVSGVIEKIYVDFNSRVKKGQLIAELDKSTLLSSLENAEADLERAEANFEYQTAQLARNKILYEKGMLAKSDYDLILYNYKVSKAEVKSAKANLERAQRNVSYASIYSPIDGVVLNRAVEEGQTVAAAMNTPELFTITNDLSVMQVEANIDEADIGQLKVGQRVEFTVDAFPETTFNGNVSEIRLQPNENSNVVTYTAIITVNNPDLKLKPGMTASITVFIEEAHDVLTVKEKATRFTPDPQLLHLYLQHVAKIKPEKQQDAPKPPRNEENVLDSAHRLVWVVDNEDIYPVEVETGISDGTYIEITSGLQEGDLVLTSLELLDDRSFSLPENSGDDMKSPFIQERPKRNGAGGPPPH is encoded by the coding sequence ATGAAAATGATAAGAAATAAACGCTTCATCTACAGTATGCTTGGAATTGCATTGCTTGTAGTAGCATTTTTCGTATGGCGATTTAGGGTAACTGAACCGGAATTCTCTTTATCAACTGCAAAAGTTGAACGCGGAACTATTACAAACACTATTACGGCAACCGGTACCTTAGAGGCAACAAACACGGTTGTTGTTGGAACCCAGGTTTCGGGGGTAATTGAGAAAATTTATGTGGATTTTAATTCCAGGGTAAAAAAAGGGCAGCTCATTGCCGAGCTCGATAAATCAACACTACTTTCCAGTTTAGAGAATGCTGAGGCCGACCTGGAAAGAGCCGAGGCAAATTTTGAGTATCAAACAGCTCAGCTTGCCAGGAATAAAATACTATACGAAAAAGGGATGCTCGCTAAAAGCGATTACGATTTAATACTTTACAACTATAAGGTTAGTAAGGCAGAGGTGAAATCGGCAAAGGCTAACCTTGAAAGGGCACAACGTAATGTAAGCTATGCTTCAATATATTCTCCGATAGATGGGGTTGTTCTGAATCGTGCCGTGGAAGAAGGGCAGACCGTGGCCGCAGCCATGAATACTCCTGAACTCTTTACCATTACCAACGATTTGTCGGTTATGCAGGTGGAAGCCAATATCGATGAGGCCGATATCGGACAGCTAAAAGTAGGGCAGCGTGTGGAGTTTACTGTTGATGCCTTCCCTGAAACCACTTTTAATGGGAATGTGTCCGAAATTCGATTGCAACCTAATGAAAATTCCAATGTTGTTACCTATACGGCTATAATCACGGTAAACAACCCTGACCTAAAGCTAAAGCCGGGAATGACAGCAAGCATTACTGTTTTTATTGAAGAGGCCCATGATGTCCTAACTGTAAAAGAGAAAGCAACACGTTTTACCCCCGACCCTCAACTTCTGCATCTCTATTTGCAACATGTAGCTAAAATAAAACCCGAAAAACAGCAGGATGCACCTAAACCGCCTCGAAATGAGGAAAATGTTTTGGACTCGGCACATCGTTTGGTTTGGGTGGTTGATAATGAGGATATATACCCTGTAGAGGTTGAAACCGGCATTAGCGATGGTACTTATATTGAAATAACTTCAGGGTTACAAGAGGGCGATTTAGTTCTAACTTCGCTTGAGCTATTAGACGACAGATCCTTCTCATTACCAGAAAACTCGGGCGACGATATGAAAAGTCCTTTTATCCAGGAAAGGCCGAAAAGGAATGGTGCGGGTGGTCCACCTCCTCATTAA
- a CDS encoding ABC transporter ATP-binding protein, producing the protein MNENIIEVRSLCKVYRVGDETINALYNIDLSIRKGEFLAIMGASGSGKSTLLNILGCLDLPTSGEYFLDNVNIKTLNKNQLSVIRNRKLGFVFQSYNLLPRTTALENVELPLLYNPTVSAKERKERAEQALISVGLKDRMKHLSNQMSGGQQQRVAIARALVNNPLVIFADEATGNLDTATSYEIMELFQKLNEEGMTICFVTHEPDIAAFTKRNVVFRDGKIIKDTLVKSQQKASVARELLEANKYGFES; encoded by the coding sequence ATGAATGAAAATATAATTGAAGTACGAAGTTTATGTAAGGTGTATCGGGTAGGCGATGAAACCATTAATGCGCTATACAATATAGATTTATCTATCCGTAAAGGGGAATTCCTGGCAATCATGGGTGCTAGCGGTTCTGGTAAATCTACCCTGCTGAATATTTTGGGGTGCCTTGATTTACCAACTAGTGGCGAGTATTTTTTAGATAATGTAAATATTAAAACGTTGAATAAGAATCAGCTATCGGTTATTAGGAATAGAAAGCTGGGATTCGTTTTCCAATCGTATAACCTTTTGCCTCGTACAACAGCCCTGGAGAACGTAGAGCTACCATTGCTTTATAATCCTACTGTCAGCGCTAAGGAACGAAAAGAGCGTGCTGAACAGGCACTAATCTCTGTTGGGCTAAAGGATAGAATGAAACATTTGTCAAACCAAATGTCGGGGGGACAACAACAACGAGTTGCCATAGCAAGAGCTTTGGTAAACAATCCGTTAGTTATTTTTGCCGATGAAGCCACCGGAAACCTTGATACGGCCACATCCTATGAGATAATGGAACTTTTCCAAAAATTAAACGAGGAAGGAATGACAATTTGCTTTGTAACACACGAACCCGATATTGCAGCATTTACTAAGCGCAATGTGGTTTTTAGGGACGGTAAAATTATAAAAGATACATTGGTGAAATCTCAACAGAAGGCTTCTGTGGCTAGAGAGCTGCTTGAGGCTAATAAATATGGGTTTGAAAGCTAA
- a CDS encoding ABC transporter permease has translation MKFINLIKIAIAAIRRNKMRSFLTMLGIVIGVAAVIAMLAIGQGSNASIRKTISSMGTNLINVVPAVQNKGGVRQGRDASPTLFVDDVTYLRQNSQLIDAISPELDVSGQVVYGSKNWPTTIYSGNEDYPHIKKYEVATGRMYTTQEIKTAAKVCLVGQTVIENIFEEGENPIGKTIRFNSIPFKIIGTLKEKGDNTFGQDQDDMILAPYTTVMKRLFRQNFLRAIVVSAKSEDLISETSNEITQLLRESHKLKDSQDDDFELRTQEELISNFGSISEMMLVLLGSIAAISLVVGGIGIMNIMYVSVTERTREIGLRMAIGGKGSDILRQFLLEALLLSIIGGLIGVGVGVFSSHIVESILGWPILITADSIALSFLFCTFIGVFFGWYPARKASALNPIDALRHE, from the coding sequence ATGAAGTTTATTAATCTTATAAAAATTGCCATAGCCGCTATAAGGAGGAACAAAATGCGGTCGTTTCTAACCATGCTTGGTATTGTTATTGGGGTTGCCGCTGTTATTGCAATGCTCGCTATTGGGCAGGGCTCCAATGCAAGTATTCGTAAAACTATCAGCTCTATGGGAACAAACCTAATTAACGTTGTCCCTGCTGTTCAAAATAAGGGCGGTGTTCGCCAGGGGCGAGATGCTTCGCCTACTCTTTTTGTTGATGATGTTACATACCTGCGGCAAAACAGTCAACTAATTGATGCCATCTCTCCCGAACTCGATGTTAGCGGTCAGGTTGTTTACGGCTCCAAAAATTGGCCTACAACTATTTATAGCGGAAATGAGGATTATCCGCACATCAAAAAGTATGAGGTGGCTACAGGCAGAATGTATACAACCCAAGAAATTAAAACCGCTGCCAAGGTTTGCCTTGTGGGGCAAACGGTTATTGAGAATATTTTTGAGGAAGGGGAGAACCCTATTGGAAAAACCATTCGATTCAATAGCATACCATTTAAGATTATTGGAACTTTAAAAGAAAAAGGCGACAATACCTTTGGTCAGGATCAGGATGACATGATTCTTGCTCCTTATACAACCGTTATGAAACGTTTGTTCCGTCAAAACTTTTTACGCGCTATTGTCGTTTCAGCAAAATCCGAAGATTTAATTTCCGAAACAAGTAATGAGATAACCCAGCTTCTAAGAGAATCACATAAGTTGAAGGATAGCCAAGACGATGACTTTGAACTTAGGACTCAAGAGGAGCTAATTAGCAACTTTGGTTCAATTTCAGAAATGATGCTCGTACTCCTTGGCTCAATTGCTGCTATTTCGCTGGTAGTAGGTGGGATTGGTATAATGAATATTATGTATGTGTCTGTTACAGAACGGACTCGCGAAATTGGACTTCGAATGGCTATTGGGGGTAAAGGAAGTGACATCCTGCGCCAATTCCTTTTAGAGGCTCTCCTGCTTAGCATTATAGGTGGACTTATAGGTGTTGGGGTGGGCGTATTCTCATCTCATATCGTTGAAAGTATCTTGGGCTGGCCTATCCTTATTACAGCCGATTCAATTGCCCTCTCATTTCTTTTTTGTACCTTTATTGGTGTGTTTTTTGGTTGGTATCCGGCTCGTAAGGCCTCAGCTTTAAACCCTATTGATGCTCTCCGTCATGAGTAA
- a CDS encoding sensor histidine kinase produces MSKELKNLQNLFSKNMVERWLPHLIGLLLFLILPVFVFNRNNVRDVFWMYNYYYQLAFMIVAFYGNYLFIVPRFFFSKRKVYFFLALFLFVSLLLVISQYLYEYFQLEDFRPDRFSNVITQVRAKNRFGLHPKLIDNFLLLLIVIGFSSGMAITQQLRLNEAKQKEIEKARVDSELAFLRNQISPHFFFNALNNIYGLIAIDSDKAQKAVEKLSGLMRYLIYDSNIEVVDLKKEFDFTLRYIELMQQRLSSKVKLDIDISKEVPDGQIPPLLFLPFIENAFKHGISYRENSFISIALKVDSENVIFSCSNSIPSRNEQKSVKGGLGIENIKKRLALIFRNSYKLDITQNDKVFSVLLVVPYTREKHIFS; encoded by the coding sequence ATGAGTAAAGAATTGAAGAACCTGCAAAACTTGTTCTCGAAAAATATGGTAGAAAGGTGGTTGCCACACCTGATTGGCTTGCTGCTGTTCCTAATCCTGCCAGTGTTTGTTTTTAATAGAAATAATGTCCGTGATGTCTTCTGGATGTACAACTACTATTACCAGCTGGCTTTTATGATTGTGGCTTTTTATGGCAACTACTTGTTTATCGTTCCTCGATTCTTCTTCTCAAAAAGAAAAGTGTACTTCTTTTTAGCCCTATTCCTTTTTGTTTCTTTATTGCTGGTTATTTCTCAGTATTTATACGAATATTTTCAGCTCGAAGACTTTCGACCCGATAGATTTTCCAATGTGATTACCCAGGTTAGAGCTAAAAACAGGTTTGGCTTGCATCCAAAACTTATTGATAACTTCTTGCTATTACTAATTGTAATTGGTTTTAGCAGTGGGATGGCAATTACCCAACAGCTAAGATTAAATGAGGCTAAGCAAAAGGAAATTGAAAAAGCACGTGTCGACTCGGAACTTGCCTTCTTACGAAACCAAATTAGCCCACACTTCTTTTTTAACGCCCTTAATAACATATATGGTTTAATTGCCATTGACAGCGATAAAGCACAAAAGGCCGTTGAGAAATTGTCTGGTCTAATGCGCTATCTAATCTACGACTCTAATATTGAGGTTGTTGACCTGAAAAAGGAATTCGACTTTACTTTAAGATATATTGAATTGATGCAGCAGCGTTTGAGCTCAAAAGTGAAGCTAGACATTGATATCTCAAAGGAGGTGCCCGATGGCCAAATCCCTCCTCTGCTTTTCCTTCCCTTTATTGAGAATGCATTTAAGCATGGTATTAGCTATCGCGAGAACTCGTTCATTTCCATCGCCCTTAAAGTTGACAGTGAAAATGTTATTTTTAGCTGTAGCAATAGTATTCCAAGCAGAAATGAACAAAAAAGTGTAAAGGGTGGTCTCGGTATTGAGAACATAAAAAAACGGTTAGCTTTAATATTTAGAAATTCTTATAAACTTGATATCACTCAAAATGATAAAGTCTTTAGCGTTCTCCTTGTAGTACCATATACAAGAGAAAAGCATATTTTTAGCTAA
- a CDS encoding LytR/AlgR family response regulator transcription factor, protein MSRITCIAIDDEPIALAIIVSHIKKIPYLDLLAEFDNPVDALEFLQDNKVQLIFLDINMPDLSGVEFARALDKNCKIIFTTAHDKYAIEGFQLHALDYLLKPISFEVFAGSVLHAKEYFDLLNAGSADRQITADLKYLFVKAGYQIHKVDFDNILYFEGLKDYVKLYTKGSLKPIVFYSTMKALEEKLPPDLFMRIHRSYIVALNEIETIEHDRIIFGDKRIPISKQYKPLFEEFLKKKFL, encoded by the coding sequence ATGAGTAGAATAACGTGCATAGCAATTGACGATGAACCTATTGCCCTGGCAATAATAGTTTCACACATTAAAAAGATTCCTTACCTTGACCTTCTTGCAGAGTTTGACAACCCTGTAGATGCCTTGGAGTTTCTGCAGGATAATAAAGTTCAACTTATTTTTCTCGATATTAACATGCCCGATCTGTCGGGCGTTGAATTTGCCAGAGCTCTCGATAAAAACTGTAAAATAATCTTTACGACTGCCCACGATAAATATGCCATTGAAGGTTTTCAACTTCACGCTTTAGATTATCTGTTGAAACCCATTAGTTTTGAGGTGTTTGCAGGTTCCGTGCTGCATGCTAAAGAGTACTTTGACCTTTTGAATGCCGGCAGTGCCGACAGACAAATTACCGCGGATTTAAAATACCTTTTCGTAAAGGCTGGTTACCAAATTCATAAAGTTGACTTTGATAACATCCTGTATTTCGAAGGGCTGAAAGATTATGTCAAGCTTTATACAAAAGGCTCCCTAAAACCGATAGTCTTTTACTCTACAATGAAAGCCTTAGAAGAAAAGCTGCCGCCAGACCTGTTCATGCGAATACATCGTTCCTATATCGTTGCCTTAAATGAAATTGAAACTATAGAACACGATAGAATTATCTTTGGCGATAAACGAATACCCATAAGCAAACAGTACAAACCCTTGTTCGAGGAGTTCCTGAAAAAGAAATTCCTGTAA
- a CDS encoding DUF2141 domain-containing protein, with the protein MKPFIVLMFLVLHSVKLHCQLVLRIEIQGLRNNRGCVYVDFRDSNNRTIDTFSQNIKGDHCSFVIPNLKEGAYAFRLFHDENGNKKLDSNWLGIPIEGFGFSNNAMGRFGPPDFIETLFEVKSDTIVSCKMRYFNF; encoded by the coding sequence ATGAAGCCTTTTATCGTTTTAATGTTTTTAGTCTTACATTCGGTAAAATTACATTGTCAGCTTGTCCTTAGGATTGAAATTCAAGGTTTAAGGAATAACAGGGGTTGCGTCTATGTCGATTTCCGCGATTCAAATAATCGCACAATAGATACATTTAGCCAAAACATAAAAGGGGACCATTGCAGTTTTGTTATTCCCAACCTAAAGGAGGGAGCATACGCGTTTAGGCTTTTTCATGATGAAAATGGCAATAAAAAGTTGGACTCAAACTGGTTGGGAATTCCTATTGAAGGTTTTGGGTTCTCAAATAATGCTATGGGACGATTTGGCCCGCCCGATTTTATTGAAACGCTTTTTGAAGTTAAGTCCGATACCATAGTTAGTTGTAAAATGAGGTATTTTAATTTTTGA
- a CDS encoding nuclear transport factor 2 family protein, which yields MDELINNQEKRLTLDIVKELWTKTYNTAGKPDWSHILPYYHKDILFRDSIQEIRGFEEFKAMTERLTKRSKDLKMKLVRAAQDGNDFYIEWEMTIGFKKYPNSVMYGMSRLTTNDEGKIIEQRDYYDLWGDIFDNIPRFGKAYRKFMKKKFG from the coding sequence ATGGATGAACTTATTAATAACCAGGAAAAAAGGCTAACGCTCGATATAGTAAAGGAGCTTTGGACAAAAACATACAACACTGCAGGTAAGCCCGATTGGTCTCACATTCTACCTTACTATCATAAGGATATCCTTTTTAGGGATTCCATTCAGGAAATTCGTGGTTTCGAAGAGTTCAAAGCCATGACTGAAAGGTTGACAAAACGCTCGAAGGATCTAAAAATGAAGCTGGTAAGGGCGGCACAAGATGGAAACGATTTTTACATTGAGTGGGAAATGACTATTGGGTTTAAGAAATATCCCAATTCGGTTATGTATGGAATGAGCCGGCTTACAACAAACGATGAGGGGAAGATAATTGAGCAGCGCGATTACTACGACCTTTGGGGCGATATTTTCGATAATATTCCCCGTTTTGGTAAGGCATATCGTAAGTTTATGAAGAAAAAGTTTGGATAA
- a CDS encoding SDR family NAD(P)-dependent oxidoreductase — MTKAEYRKRVWKYVKQYEWSNVFAMIRNNRKSPEICDNDFTGKNVVITGATSGIGYYVARKYASKGANLICINRNKEKSENLKLEIESEYHVRVDYFIADLSSIEQIHAAADFLVNIDRPIDVIIHNAGIFLTKKELTPEGFDKVFIVHYLSSFIINYKLINKLKSQGKARIILVNSEGHRFAAWGLRLDDLNWEKRRYSGLKSYGSAKLAQLLSMLKFAEEFNDCGVTINAMHPGAVKSESGKDNGKFYRWYKRNILDKRLKPASISAEAIYFLGVSHKVENISGKFFNLTTLEDPTPPALDYDVARELWNISLLMSKMV; from the coding sequence ATGACAAAAGCAGAGTATAGGAAAAGAGTTTGGAAATACGTTAAACAATATGAGTGGTCCAACGTATTTGCCATGATTAGAAACAATCGCAAATCCCCAGAGATTTGCGATAACGATTTTACAGGTAAAAACGTTGTGATTACCGGAGCCACTTCGGGAATTGGTTACTATGTGGCAAGGAAGTATGCCTCAAAAGGGGCAAACCTCATTTGCATTAATCGAAATAAAGAAAAATCGGAGAACCTAAAGCTGGAAATAGAGTCCGAGTATCATGTTAGGGTCGATTACTTTATTGCCGATTTAAGTAGCATTGAACAAATTCATGCTGCAGCCGACTTTTTGGTGAATATTGATAGGCCAATTGATGTTATTATACACAATGCGGGCATTTTTCTTACAAAAAAGGAGCTTACTCCAGAAGGATTTGATAAGGTATTTATAGTTCACTACCTTTCCTCTTTTATTATCAACTATAAGCTTATCAACAAGCTTAAATCACAGGGTAAGGCCAGAATAATACTTGTTAATTCCGAAGGACATAGGTTTGCAGCCTGGGGTCTAAGGTTGGATGACTTGAACTGGGAGAAACGACGTTACTCTGGTCTAAAGAGCTATGGCTCAGCAAAGCTTGCCCAGCTACTTTCAATGCTCAAATTCGCTGAAGAGTTCAATGATTGCGGGGTTACAATTAATGCCATGCATCCAGGTGCTGTGAAATCTGAATCGGGGAAGGATAATGGGAAATTTTATAGGTGGTATAAACGGAATATTCTGGACAAAAGGCTTAAACCTGCATCTATTTCAGCTGAAGCAATCTATTTTCTAGGAGTTTCTCACAAAGTCGAAAATATTAGTGGGAAATTCTTCAACTTGACCACTTTAGAAGACCCTACTCCTCCTGCACTTGATTATGATGTTGCACGTGAGTTGTGGAATATTAGTTTGCTAATGTCGAAAATGGTTTGA
- a CDS encoding phytoene desaturase family protein, with product MDENRYQCIVVGGGAAGLTAAVYLAREGYKTLLIEKNDKPGGLISTFEHNGFYFDAGIRGFEDAGVILPMLADLGIQLDIAKSPVSIGIENEIINVDTTEQIKEYQAILEKLYPESREEVRVIISEIKKAVTYLQALYGVMNPMFKDLKKDLPYLFKELIPWLPKYFKTISKIKKMNSPFESYLGDRITNRSLFDIVFQHFFKQTPAFFALSYFYLYPDYFYPIGGMGRWADAVANKFIELGGTVEYNVVAQRVNVLEGYLDVDSEKRFYFDSLIWAADLKSLYSNVTLSGLPDRVEKVFEQKKSQILNARGGESVFSVFMEVDEDPETFRNISNSHFFYTPSKIGLGDTNRKEMEALLANWSNLSKTEILDWVNRFVSLNTFEISIPVLKDANLAPEGKTGLIVSFLFDYEIFNRVHSDGWYNEFKVAVENRVVEVLSKSIYPFLKEKITHRFSFSPISIHNRTLSTDGAITGWAFGKHMPSVNAMHKMNKAVFTPFPNVFIAGQWSFSPSGVPMSILTGRLATNQAISFIKKKNV from the coding sequence ATGGATGAAAATAGGTATCAATGCATAGTTGTTGGTGGTGGAGCAGCCGGACTTACTGCGGCTGTTTACCTGGCAAGGGAGGGTTATAAAACCTTATTGATTGAAAAAAATGATAAACCTGGTGGCCTAATCAGCACATTTGAGCATAATGGGTTTTATTTTGATGCCGGAATACGAGGCTTCGAAGACGCAGGTGTTATTCTTCCTATGCTTGCCGATTTAGGTATTCAACTTGACATTGCTAAAAGTCCCGTATCCATAGGAATTGAAAATGAGATTATCAATGTTGATACTACAGAGCAAATCAAGGAGTATCAGGCAATTCTGGAAAAGTTGTATCCCGAAAGCAGGGAGGAGGTACGGGTAATTATTTCGGAGATTAAAAAAGCGGTTACATATCTACAGGCTCTTTACGGCGTAATGAATCCTATGTTTAAGGATTTGAAAAAGGACCTGCCCTATCTTTTTAAGGAGCTAATTCCTTGGCTGCCAAAATACTTTAAAACAATATCGAAAATTAAAAAGATGAATTCGCCTTTTGAATCCTATTTGGGCGATAGAATTACTAACCGTTCATTATTTGATATTGTTTTCCAGCATTTCTTCAAGCAAACACCTGCTTTTTTCGCATTAAGCTATTTCTATCTTTATCCCGATTATTTCTATCCCATTGGTGGCATGGGCAGGTGGGCCGATGCCGTTGCCAATAAATTTATTGAACTGGGAGGAACGGTAGAGTACAACGTAGTTGCTCAGCGTGTTAATGTCTTGGAGGGCTATCTGGATGTTGATTCTGAAAAACGGTTTTACTTCGATAGCCTTATCTGGGCTGCCGACCTTAAATCGTTATACAGTAATGTGACTCTTTCTGGTTTGCCAGATCGAGTTGAGAAGGTTTTTGAACAAAAAAAATCGCAAATACTGAATGCTCGTGGGGGCGAATCGGTCTTTTCTGTGTTTATGGAGGTAGACGAGGATCCCGAAACTTTCCGTAATATTTCAAACAGCCACTTCTTTTATACACCATCTAAAATTGGCTTGGGTGATACAAATAGAAAAGAGATGGAAGCTCTTTTGGCAAATTGGTCAAACCTAAGCAAAACAGAAATTTTGGATTGGGTAAACCGATTCGTATCGTTAAATACCTTTGAAATTTCCATTCCTGTTTTAAAAGATGCCAACCTTGCACCTGAGGGCAAAACAGGGTTGATTGTTAGCTTCTTGTTCGACTATGAAATCTTTAATCGTGTTCACTCCGATGGGTGGTACAATGAGTTTAAAGTTGCTGTTGAGAATAGGGTGGTTGAGGTGCTTTCCAAGTCAATTTACCCTTTCCTGAAGGAAAAGATTACTCATAGATTCTCCTTTAGTCCAATTAGCATACACAATCGAACTTTATCGACTGATGGTGCCATTACCGGATGGGCTTTTGGTAAGCATATGCCAAGCGTAAATGCCATGCATAAAATGAATAAAGCTGTATTTACACCATTCCCAAACGTCTTTATTGCTGGTCAATGGAGTTTTAGCCCATCGGGTGTTCCCATGTCAATACTTACTGGCAGGTTGGCAACTAATCAGGCAATTAGTTTTATCAAGAAGAAAAACGTATAA
- a CDS encoding phytoene desaturase family protein produces the protein MDNRMYDVIVVGGGLAGLTAAVYSARKGRNVLLVEKNSKCGGLASSIEHNGFVFDAGAKGLINAGIIKPMVNDLGIDLKLIRSKVSVGIADRIIGIDGLADIESYKNLLLHFFPNCRQEVDIVIREMVAMMRYTKTFYAVDNPEFRDIKKDYKYLFKDLLPWLPSFLYTLLKTSRLMEPMEDYLGKWIQSKPLADMVLQHFFQRMPAFFALGYFYVFLDYWYPVGGVGKLGEALLQKYKELNGKLAFSTRIVKVIPSENQLIDEKGNAYGYDKLIWTADLKSFYGIVYPDGLSNEQKSKFDKTKFSVTKAATGDSVFQLFLEVDERPETYSQFTNPHLLYTPMTDGLGDSVRTDFAMLIANWSQANKAEVVEWVRNFVKRNTFEISFPVLRDSNLAPEGKTGIIVNFFTDYRIFQFAQNDGWVDELTGAFENALIDTLSKSIFPNLKEKLIHKFSFTPLSIKEWAGSSGGAITGWAFGQELPVVNKMIKVQKSVRTPFPNIFQAGQWAYSPSGIPMSILTGKIASNFV, from the coding sequence ATGGACAATAGAATGTACGATGTTATAGTGGTTGGTGGAGGTTTAGCTGGGCTTACCGCCGCAGTTTACTCTGCACGAAAGGGCAGAAATGTTCTTCTAGTTGAAAAGAATAGTAAGTGTGGTGGATTGGCATCGTCAATTGAGCATAATGGGTTTGTTTTTGATGCAGGTGCCAAGGGACTTATTAATGCGGGTATCATCAAGCCAATGGTTAACGATTTGGGAATTGACCTAAAACTTATTAGGAGTAAGGTTTCAGTTGGTATTGCTGATAGAATAATTGGGATAGATGGTTTAGCTGATATTGAAAGTTATAAGAATTTACTTTTGCATTTTTTCCCGAATTGCAGACAAGAGGTTGATATTGTGATTAGGGAGATGGTAGCAATGATGCGATATACTAAGACTTTTTATGCAGTTGATAATCCTGAGTTTAGAGATATTAAAAAGGACTATAAGTATCTGTTTAAGGATTTACTGCCATGGCTGCCATCTTTCTTGTATACTCTATTAAAAACTAGCAGGTTAATGGAGCCAATGGAGGATTATTTGGGTAAATGGATTCAGTCGAAACCTTTAGCAGATATGGTCCTTCAGCACTTCTTCCAAAGAATGCCTGCATTTTTTGCACTGGGCTACTTCTATGTTTTCCTGGATTATTGGTATCCGGTTGGTGGAGTTGGAAAATTGGGTGAGGCTTTGCTACAAAAGTACAAGGAGCTAAACGGTAAGTTAGCTTTTTCAACAAGAATTGTTAAAGTGATACCATCAGAGAATCAGCTAATCGACGAAAAAGGAAATGCTTATGGGTACGATAAGTTGATTTGGACTGCCGACTTAAAATCGTTCTACGGTATAGTTTACCCCGATGGGTTAAGCAATGAGCAAAAATCAAAGTTTGACAAAACAAAATTTTCAGTTACCAAAGCAGCAACAGGCGATTCCGTTTTTCAACTTTTCCTTGAGGTTGATGAAAGACCCGAAACTTATTCTCAATTTACCAATCCACACCTCTTATATACCCCAATGACAGATGGATTAGGCGATTCTGTTCGGACTGATTTTGCAATGCTAATTGCAAATTGGTCTCAAGCTAATAAAGCGGAGGTGGTTGAATGGGTTCGAAACTTTGTGAAAAGAAATACCTTTGAAATTTCATTTCCTGTTTTGCGTGATTCCAACTTGGCTCCCGAAGGCAAAACTGGTATTATTGTCAATTTCTTTACCGATTATCGAATTTTTCAATTTGCCCAAAATGATGGTTGGGTAGATGAACTGACAGGAGCTTTTGAAAATGCTCTGATTGATACTCTTTCAAAATCAATTTTCCCTAACTTAAAGGAAAAGTTAATTCACAAATTCTCGTTTACACCCTTAAGTATTAAAGAGTGGGCAGGCTCATCGGGTGGTGCAATTACCGGTTGGGCTTTTGGTCAGGAACTACCAGTGGTTAATAAGATGATTAAAGTACAGAAATCGGTTCGTACTCCATTTCCAAACATATTTCAGGCTGGTCAGTGGGCTTATAGCCCATCGGGAATTCCCATGTCGATTCTTACAGGCAAAATTGCTTCTAACTTTGTGTAA